One Mastacembelus armatus chromosome 10, fMasArm1.2, whole genome shotgun sequence DNA window includes the following coding sequences:
- the arap3 gene encoding arf-GAP with Rho-GAP domain, ANK repeat and PH domain-containing protein 3 isoform X1 — protein MLVVMASLDGSTPAETLLAAIHLERYLDTFHQAGLLLAGDFTHLDHDALVSLGITATGHRKRILRLVSHIQRTEAQRANQIPDLPRDRCQSVTGTSTSEQGHNSAPSRQSTGPVAFEVFRNSSAPNFATMLTNSESNSSRVTVKPVPKPRTVFNRRRTTPVHFSPTPDSVPPPPRRLSQESICFTVLEGLTSENTSTPDDKLTTPSRRPSQAESMRPCRSLSLSDAGGLLPPVPPRLNRGVPPSVFQGSPPSSSSFSPVLADQNQTLSSLTSCPGSLDSSRLSGSSPCGSPRGGIEMVSNEIYWGTLPGFVAPSGGRSCCRRESAPPTPPRQTPDRNPERNSSSTLSNNSSGSARASTDDPEEEISPYCETVFQSRRNHVWESERSRLEGRDARKAEEKYAEDHGCQKLSWTKRLSQALHSGDSQGYSTVGEAPPTLRYLSLPPHTFPSEPDEDLIISPYASYTSLSERAPPIISGWLDKLSPQGNYVFQKRYVKFDGKNLMYFGSEKDVYPKGVIPLAAIQMARPAKDNKFEIVTSHRIFVFRTDNEVLRRRWVTTLQEHVRDQLVFGRRRFGPGSHCQKHGVLELKGTKSKVYAAINTDQIWLYKSEQCFRNGIGITVIEARGSTIRDGKNKSFDLITPYKSFSFTAESDRDKRDWMEALQESIAETLSDYEVAEKIWSNRSNRTCADCKALNPDWASINLCVVICKNCAGQHRGLGTMVSKVQSLKLDTSVWSNEIVQLFITLGNDRANDFWAARLSVSEELDCDASPEQRREFITQKYREGRYRLPHPAFNSQEELLKVLCSAVSEQTLLKTVTQIFSEAESACLTGDATGRQQQLDHCTASDPSVYDEIMQPVLHSGYLYKSGCFNRGTLSRKTREDFQKFWCSVDQSLLFYESDRSTDPCMQISVKDIMCLGVSRPDSSSNNNGFIDRFRYTFELYLTSDKLYQFGLETADTLHSWTKAIGKAATPLSCHCLLTREFERIGLLRYRAMLDPQQWKEAYFVLQKSNLFICPQNDGAAEDIINLNRLQELSITSESENHEKKDILVLVEKGRTIHLQGVGRTDFSLWYSDIQRAAGGKGNTLREQQLSRNDIPIIVDSCIAFITQYGLGHEGIYRKNGAKSRIKLLMEEFRKDARNVKLRIGDHFIEDVTDVLKRFFREIDDPIFMADLHPLWQEAAKIPQKSQRLDRYKELIKSLPRVNRTTMAALISHLYRVQKCADLNQMCTKNLSLLFAPSLFQTDGKGEHEVKIVEDLIDNYLYVFDIDEEHQTQIELEISLITTWKDTQLSQAGDLIIEVYLERKIPDCCITLKVSPTMCAEELTNQVLYMRNVPAGEKDIWMTFEAIEDGQLERPLHPKEKVLEQALQWCKMADPSSAYLVVKRVPKGEGINILTSYKSEIMKVGLLKCREEPPKLLQGNKFQERTFQIKQHKLLLLKDKKSIKPEKEWSLKSMRIYIGIRRKLKAPTRWGFTVMSDKHQLYLCCSSEADLWDWITSFLKAQNDDPGPPVLRRHSSADISKQKFGTMPLVPIRGNESNHSMLSANQTLRKLHDRRTLSMYFPMKVQQDSFEERSESPDLPEPLYEEVGDFGLQVLKSLETSFLSSSAAETQELPDHLPVRLVPLETGHLDHMIPDSMWTHEQSAGSSGGGDGEAYCSSPDSDAPQLPAPRRMQQLQGGCTPSQELLLQELSSAFTKKTEEEQQEEEEGEKPYDV, from the exons ATGTTGGTCGTGATGGCCTCGCTGGATGGAAGCACACCAGCTGAGACGCTTCTGGCAGCAATCCATCTGGAGAG GTACCTGGACACCTTCCATCAAGCTGGTCTCCTATTGGCTGGAGACTTCACACACTTGGATCATGATGCCTTGGTCAGTCTAGGAATAACTGCCACAGGACACAGGAAAAGGATCCTACGGTTGGTCAGTCACATTCAGAGGACAGAAGCTCAACGAGCCAATCAGATACCAGATCTCCCACGTGACCGCTGTCAGTCTGTGACAGGCACTTCTACATCGGAGCAAGGTCACAACTCTGCGCCATCCCGTCAATCGACAGGACCTGTTGCCTTCGAGGTGTTCAGGAACAGCTCGGCTCCAAACTTTGCCACTATGCTGACAAACTCTgagtccaacagcagcagagtgacagTGAAGCCGGTTCCCAAGCCCAGGACTGTTTTCAACCGCCGCAGGACTACACCTGTCCATTTCAGTCCAACACCAGACTCTGTACCGCCTCCACCCAGGAGGCTTTCCCAGGAGTCcatctgttttactgttttggaAGGTTTGACCTCAGAGAACACGTCCACACCTGATGACAAGTTGACCACACCCAGCAGAAGACCAAGCCAGGCGGAAAGCATGAGGCCCTGTCGTAGCCTGTCCCTATCAGACGCTGGGGGGTTGTTACCTCCTGTACCCCCAAGGTTGAACCGTGGGGTGCCCCCCTCCGTGTTCCAGGGGTCCccgccctcttcttcttctttctcacCTGTACTGGCAGACCAGAACCAGACATTGTCTTCACTGACTTCCTGTCCTGGTAGTCTTGACAGCAGCAGGCTCTCTGGATCTTCACCTTGTGGTTCACCCAGAGGAGGGATTGAGATGGTTTCTAATGAGATCTACTGGGGCACTTTACCTGGATTTGTTGCCCCTAGTGGAGGGAGGAGTTGCTGCAGGCGGGAGTCAGCTCCTCCTACTCCACCCAGACAAACTCCTGACAGGAACCCTGAGAGGAACAG cagcagcactttaaGTAACAACTCTTCAGGATCGGCCCGAG CTTCGACAGACGACCCTGAGGAGGAGATCAGCCCGTACTGTGAAACCGTTTTCCAAAGCAGAAGGAATCATGTCTGGGAG AGTGAGAGAAGCCGACTGGAGGGAAGAGATGCGAGGAAAGCCGAGGAAAAATATGCAGAGGATCATGG GTGCCAGAAATTGTCATGGACAAAACGTTTGTCTCAGGCGCTACACTCCGGAGACTCACAGGGTTACAGCACCGTTGGAGAAGCTCCACCCACCCTGCGATACCTCTCCCTGCCCCCCCACACCTTCCCCTCAGAGCCTGACGAGGACCTGATCATCTCCCCCTACGCCAGCTACACCTCACTGAGCGAGAGAGCCCCGCCCATCATCAGCGGCTGGCTGGATAAGCTGTCTCCACAGGG gaaCTATGTTTTCCAGAAACGCTACGTGAAGTTTGACGGCAAAAACCTGATGTACTTCGGCAGTGAGAAG GATGTCTACCCCAAAGGAGTGATCCCATTGGCTGCCATCCAGATGGCCCGCCCAGCCAAAGACAATAAATTTGAAATTGTGACGAGTCACAGAATCTTTGTTTTCAGGACAGATAACgaag TGTTGAGGCGGCGTTGGGTGACGACACTACAGGAGCatgtcagagaccagctggtgtTTGGTCGGCGCCGCTTCGGTCCTGGATCTCACTGCCAGAAACACGGAGTCCTGGAGCTAAAAGGAACCAAGTCCAAAGTGTATGCCGCCATCAACACGGACCAGATCTGGCTCTACAAGAGCGAACAG TGTTTTCGTAACGGCATCGGGATCACGGTGATTGAAGCTCGAGGATCGACAATCAGAGATGGGAAAAACAAGAGCTTCGACCTGATCACGCCATACAAAAGCTTCAG CTTCACGGCAGAGTCGGACCGGGACAAGCGGGACTGGatggaggccctgcaggagtccATCGCAGAGACTCTGTCGGATTACGAGGTGGCCGAGAAGATCTGGTCCAACCGATCCAATAGAACCTGTGCTGATTGCAAGGccctgaacccagactgggcCTCCATCAACCTGTGTGTGGTCATCTGCAAGAACTGTGCAG GGCAGCACCGAGGTCTGGGGACAATGGTCTCGAAAGTCCAGAGTCTGAAGCTGGACACCAGCGTGTGGAGCAACGAGATTGTCCAG CTGTTTATCACGCTGGGGAACGACCGGGCCAATGATTTCTGGGCAGCTCGTCTGTCTGTGTCGGAGGAGCTGGACTGCGATGCCTCACCTGAACAGAGGAGAGAGTTCATCACTCAGAAATACAGAGAGGGACGATACCGCCTCCCCCACCCCGCGTTCAATAGCCAGGAGGAGTTGCTCAAG GTCCTGTGTTCTGCCGTCTCTGAACAGACACTCCTGAAAACTGTTACTCAGATTTTCTCTGAGGCCGAGTCAGCTTGTCTCACTGGCGACGCCACCGGCcgacagcagcagctggatcACTGCACTGCATCAG ACCCCAGTGTGTACGACGAGATCATGCAACCTGTTCTGCACTCTGGGTACCTGTACAAGTCCGGCTGCTTCAACAGAGGCACACTGTCCAGGAAAACTCGAGAAG ACTTCCAGAAGTTCTGGTGTTCGGTGGATCAGTCTTTACTCTTCTACGAGTCGGACAGATCAACTGATCCCTGCATGCAGATCAGTGTGAAAGACATCATGTGTTTAGGAGTCAGCCGCCCCGACTCGTCCAGCAACAACAACGGATTCATCGACAG GTTTCGTTACACCTTTGAGTTGTACTTGACTTCAGACAAACTGTATCAGTTTGGTTTGGAGACGGCCGACACTCTGCACAGCTGGACCAAAGCCATCGGGAAG GCTGCGACACCACTCAGCTGCCACTGCCTGCTAACCCGGGAGTTTGAGCGTATTGGCCTGCTGCGCTACAGAGCCATGTTGGACCCTCAGCAGTGGAAGGAGGCCTACTTTGTCCTGCAGAAGTCCAACCTTTTCATCTGTCCCCAAAATGACGGAGCAGCCGAGGACATCATCAACCTGAACCGCCTGCAGGAGCTCA GTATAACTTCAGAGAGCGAGAACCACGAGAAGAAAGACATCCTGGTTTTAGTAGAGAAGGGCAG GACAATCCACCTCCAGGGGGTCGGCCGCACAGATTTCTCTCTGTGGTACTCGGACATCCAGCGAGCGGCCGGCGGTAAAGGAAACACTCTGCgagagcagcagctgagcagGAACGACATCCCCATCATTGTGGACAGCTGCATCGCCTTCATCACTCAGTACG GTCTGGGCCATGAGGGGATCTACAGGAAGAACGGAGCCAAGTCCAGGATCAAGCTGCTGATGGAAGAGTTTCGTAAAGATGCTCGAAACGTCAAACTGCGGATCGGAGACCACTTCATTGAGGATGTGACGGACGTCCTGAAGAGGTTCTTCCGGGAAATTGACGACCCAATCTTCATGGCTGACCTACACCCACTGTGGCAGGAGGCTGCCA AAATTCCTCAGAAGAGCCAGAGGCTGGACCGCTACAAGGAGCTCATCAAGAGTCTCCCTAGAGTGAACAGGACCACCATGGCTGCACTCATCAGTCACCTGTACAG GGTCCAGAAGTGTGCTGATCTGAACCAGATGTGCACCAAGAACCTGTCGCTACTGTTTGCTCCGAGTTTGTTCCAGACCGACGGGAAGGGAGAGCATGAAGTGAAGATCGTGGAGGATCTGATAGACAACTACCTGTATGTCTTTGAT ATCGATGAGGAGCATCAGACTCAGATCGAGCTGGAAATCAGCCTCATCACCACCTGGAAGGACACTCAG ctgtCTCAGGCTGGTGATCTGATCATCGAAGTTTACCTGGAGAGGAAGATCCCAGACTGTTGCATTACTCTCAAA GTGTCTCCAACCATGTGCGCTGAGGAGCTGACCAATCAGGTTCTGTACATGAGGAATGTTCCAGCTGGAGAAAAAGACATCTGGATGACATTTGAGGCCATTGAGGACGGACAGCTGG agCGTCCATTACATCCCAAAGAGAAAGTCCTGGAACAGGCTCTGCAGTGGTGCAAGATGGCCGACCCGAGCTCGGCCTACCTGGTGGTGAAGAGGGTTCCTAAAGGAGAAGGCATCAACATCCTTACCT CCTATAAGAGTGAGATCATGAAGGTCGGTCTGCTGAAGTGTCGTGAGGAACCTCCGAAGCTTCTTCAGGGGAACAAGTTCCAGGAGAGGACGTTTCAGAtcaaacagcacaaactgctgctgctcaaaGACAAGAAG AGTATCAAACCAGAGAAGGAGTGGTCTCTGAAGTCCATGAGGATCTACATCGGCATCCGCAGGAAACTGAAAGCTCCAACCAG ATGGGGGTTCACAGTGATGTCTGATAAACACCAGCT GtatctgtgctgcagctctgagGCCGACCTGTGGGACTGGATCACCAGCTTCCTCAAAGCTCAG aatgaTGACCCGGGTCCCCCTGTGCTGAGGCGGCACTCCTCGGCAGATATCTCCAAACAGAAGTTCGGCACGATGCCGCTCGTCCCCATCCGAGGAAACGAGAGCAACCACAGCATgctgtcagccaatcagacgCTG agaAAGTTACACGACAGAAGGACTCTCTCCATGTACTTT CCCATGAAGGTGCAGCAGGACTCTTTCGAGGAGCGTTCAGAGTCTCCTGACCTGCCAGAGCCACTCTATGAAGAGGTTGGAGATTTTGGCCTGCAAGTCCTCAAATCCCTGGAGACCAGCTTCCTGTCCAGCAGCGCCGCAGAGACCCAGGAGCTCCCGGACCACCTGCCAGTCAGACTGGTTCCCCTGGAAACAGGACATCTGGATCACATGATCCCCGACTCCATGTGGACTCATGAGCAGAGCGCAGGAAGCAGTGGGGGAGGTGATGGAGAAGCATACTGCAGCTCTCCGGACTCAGACGCCCCCCAACTGCCTGCACCGAGGAggatgcagcagctgcagggaggCTGTACTCCATCACAGGAGCTGCTACTGCAGGAGCTGTCGTCTGCTTTCACCAAGAAGactgaggaggagcagcaggaggaagaggagggggagaagcCGTATGATGTCTGA
- the arap3 gene encoding arf-GAP with Rho-GAP domain, ANK repeat and PH domain-containing protein 3 isoform X2 → MLVVMASLDGSTPAETLLAAIHLERYLDTFHQAGLLLAGDFTHLDHDALVSLGITATGHRKRILRLVSHIQRTEAQRANQIPDLPRDRCQSVTGTSTSEQGHNSAPSRQSTGPVAFEVFRNSSAPNFATMLTNSESNSSRVTVKPVPKPRTVFNRRRTTPVHFSPTPDSVPPPPRRLSQESICFTVLEGLTSENTSTPDDKLTTPSRRPSQAESMRPCRSLSLSDAGGLLPPVPPRLNRGVPPSVFQGSPPSSSSFSPVLADQNQTLSSLTSCPGSLDSSRLSGSSPCGSPRGGIEMVSNEIYWGTLPGFVAPSGGRSCCRRESAPPTPPRQTPDRNPERNSSTLSNNSSGSARASTDDPEEEISPYCETVFQSRRNHVWESERSRLEGRDARKAEEKYAEDHGCQKLSWTKRLSQALHSGDSQGYSTVGEAPPTLRYLSLPPHTFPSEPDEDLIISPYASYTSLSERAPPIISGWLDKLSPQGNYVFQKRYVKFDGKNLMYFGSEKDVYPKGVIPLAAIQMARPAKDNKFEIVTSHRIFVFRTDNEVLRRRWVTTLQEHVRDQLVFGRRRFGPGSHCQKHGVLELKGTKSKVYAAINTDQIWLYKSEQCFRNGIGITVIEARGSTIRDGKNKSFDLITPYKSFSFTAESDRDKRDWMEALQESIAETLSDYEVAEKIWSNRSNRTCADCKALNPDWASINLCVVICKNCAGQHRGLGTMVSKVQSLKLDTSVWSNEIVQLFITLGNDRANDFWAARLSVSEELDCDASPEQRREFITQKYREGRYRLPHPAFNSQEELLKVLCSAVSEQTLLKTVTQIFSEAESACLTGDATGRQQQLDHCTASDPSVYDEIMQPVLHSGYLYKSGCFNRGTLSRKTREDFQKFWCSVDQSLLFYESDRSTDPCMQISVKDIMCLGVSRPDSSSNNNGFIDRFRYTFELYLTSDKLYQFGLETADTLHSWTKAIGKAATPLSCHCLLTREFERIGLLRYRAMLDPQQWKEAYFVLQKSNLFICPQNDGAAEDIINLNRLQELSITSESENHEKKDILVLVEKGRTIHLQGVGRTDFSLWYSDIQRAAGGKGNTLREQQLSRNDIPIIVDSCIAFITQYGLGHEGIYRKNGAKSRIKLLMEEFRKDARNVKLRIGDHFIEDVTDVLKRFFREIDDPIFMADLHPLWQEAAKIPQKSQRLDRYKELIKSLPRVNRTTMAALISHLYRVQKCADLNQMCTKNLSLLFAPSLFQTDGKGEHEVKIVEDLIDNYLYVFDIDEEHQTQIELEISLITTWKDTQLSQAGDLIIEVYLERKIPDCCITLKVSPTMCAEELTNQVLYMRNVPAGEKDIWMTFEAIEDGQLERPLHPKEKVLEQALQWCKMADPSSAYLVVKRVPKGEGINILTSYKSEIMKVGLLKCREEPPKLLQGNKFQERTFQIKQHKLLLLKDKKSIKPEKEWSLKSMRIYIGIRRKLKAPTRWGFTVMSDKHQLYLCCSSEADLWDWITSFLKAQNDDPGPPVLRRHSSADISKQKFGTMPLVPIRGNESNHSMLSANQTLRKLHDRRTLSMYFPMKVQQDSFEERSESPDLPEPLYEEVGDFGLQVLKSLETSFLSSSAAETQELPDHLPVRLVPLETGHLDHMIPDSMWTHEQSAGSSGGGDGEAYCSSPDSDAPQLPAPRRMQQLQGGCTPSQELLLQELSSAFTKKTEEEQQEEEEGEKPYDV, encoded by the exons ATGTTGGTCGTGATGGCCTCGCTGGATGGAAGCACACCAGCTGAGACGCTTCTGGCAGCAATCCATCTGGAGAG GTACCTGGACACCTTCCATCAAGCTGGTCTCCTATTGGCTGGAGACTTCACACACTTGGATCATGATGCCTTGGTCAGTCTAGGAATAACTGCCACAGGACACAGGAAAAGGATCCTACGGTTGGTCAGTCACATTCAGAGGACAGAAGCTCAACGAGCCAATCAGATACCAGATCTCCCACGTGACCGCTGTCAGTCTGTGACAGGCACTTCTACATCGGAGCAAGGTCACAACTCTGCGCCATCCCGTCAATCGACAGGACCTGTTGCCTTCGAGGTGTTCAGGAACAGCTCGGCTCCAAACTTTGCCACTATGCTGACAAACTCTgagtccaacagcagcagagtgacagTGAAGCCGGTTCCCAAGCCCAGGACTGTTTTCAACCGCCGCAGGACTACACCTGTCCATTTCAGTCCAACACCAGACTCTGTACCGCCTCCACCCAGGAGGCTTTCCCAGGAGTCcatctgttttactgttttggaAGGTTTGACCTCAGAGAACACGTCCACACCTGATGACAAGTTGACCACACCCAGCAGAAGACCAAGCCAGGCGGAAAGCATGAGGCCCTGTCGTAGCCTGTCCCTATCAGACGCTGGGGGGTTGTTACCTCCTGTACCCCCAAGGTTGAACCGTGGGGTGCCCCCCTCCGTGTTCCAGGGGTCCccgccctcttcttcttctttctcacCTGTACTGGCAGACCAGAACCAGACATTGTCTTCACTGACTTCCTGTCCTGGTAGTCTTGACAGCAGCAGGCTCTCTGGATCTTCACCTTGTGGTTCACCCAGAGGAGGGATTGAGATGGTTTCTAATGAGATCTACTGGGGCACTTTACCTGGATTTGTTGCCCCTAGTGGAGGGAGGAGTTGCTGCAGGCGGGAGTCAGCTCCTCCTACTCCACCCAGACAAACTCCTGACAGGAACCCTGAGAGGAACAG cagcactttaaGTAACAACTCTTCAGGATCGGCCCGAG CTTCGACAGACGACCCTGAGGAGGAGATCAGCCCGTACTGTGAAACCGTTTTCCAAAGCAGAAGGAATCATGTCTGGGAG AGTGAGAGAAGCCGACTGGAGGGAAGAGATGCGAGGAAAGCCGAGGAAAAATATGCAGAGGATCATGG GTGCCAGAAATTGTCATGGACAAAACGTTTGTCTCAGGCGCTACACTCCGGAGACTCACAGGGTTACAGCACCGTTGGAGAAGCTCCACCCACCCTGCGATACCTCTCCCTGCCCCCCCACACCTTCCCCTCAGAGCCTGACGAGGACCTGATCATCTCCCCCTACGCCAGCTACACCTCACTGAGCGAGAGAGCCCCGCCCATCATCAGCGGCTGGCTGGATAAGCTGTCTCCACAGGG gaaCTATGTTTTCCAGAAACGCTACGTGAAGTTTGACGGCAAAAACCTGATGTACTTCGGCAGTGAGAAG GATGTCTACCCCAAAGGAGTGATCCCATTGGCTGCCATCCAGATGGCCCGCCCAGCCAAAGACAATAAATTTGAAATTGTGACGAGTCACAGAATCTTTGTTTTCAGGACAGATAACgaag TGTTGAGGCGGCGTTGGGTGACGACACTACAGGAGCatgtcagagaccagctggtgtTTGGTCGGCGCCGCTTCGGTCCTGGATCTCACTGCCAGAAACACGGAGTCCTGGAGCTAAAAGGAACCAAGTCCAAAGTGTATGCCGCCATCAACACGGACCAGATCTGGCTCTACAAGAGCGAACAG TGTTTTCGTAACGGCATCGGGATCACGGTGATTGAAGCTCGAGGATCGACAATCAGAGATGGGAAAAACAAGAGCTTCGACCTGATCACGCCATACAAAAGCTTCAG CTTCACGGCAGAGTCGGACCGGGACAAGCGGGACTGGatggaggccctgcaggagtccATCGCAGAGACTCTGTCGGATTACGAGGTGGCCGAGAAGATCTGGTCCAACCGATCCAATAGAACCTGTGCTGATTGCAAGGccctgaacccagactgggcCTCCATCAACCTGTGTGTGGTCATCTGCAAGAACTGTGCAG GGCAGCACCGAGGTCTGGGGACAATGGTCTCGAAAGTCCAGAGTCTGAAGCTGGACACCAGCGTGTGGAGCAACGAGATTGTCCAG CTGTTTATCACGCTGGGGAACGACCGGGCCAATGATTTCTGGGCAGCTCGTCTGTCTGTGTCGGAGGAGCTGGACTGCGATGCCTCACCTGAACAGAGGAGAGAGTTCATCACTCAGAAATACAGAGAGGGACGATACCGCCTCCCCCACCCCGCGTTCAATAGCCAGGAGGAGTTGCTCAAG GTCCTGTGTTCTGCCGTCTCTGAACAGACACTCCTGAAAACTGTTACTCAGATTTTCTCTGAGGCCGAGTCAGCTTGTCTCACTGGCGACGCCACCGGCcgacagcagcagctggatcACTGCACTGCATCAG ACCCCAGTGTGTACGACGAGATCATGCAACCTGTTCTGCACTCTGGGTACCTGTACAAGTCCGGCTGCTTCAACAGAGGCACACTGTCCAGGAAAACTCGAGAAG ACTTCCAGAAGTTCTGGTGTTCGGTGGATCAGTCTTTACTCTTCTACGAGTCGGACAGATCAACTGATCCCTGCATGCAGATCAGTGTGAAAGACATCATGTGTTTAGGAGTCAGCCGCCCCGACTCGTCCAGCAACAACAACGGATTCATCGACAG GTTTCGTTACACCTTTGAGTTGTACTTGACTTCAGACAAACTGTATCAGTTTGGTTTGGAGACGGCCGACACTCTGCACAGCTGGACCAAAGCCATCGGGAAG GCTGCGACACCACTCAGCTGCCACTGCCTGCTAACCCGGGAGTTTGAGCGTATTGGCCTGCTGCGCTACAGAGCCATGTTGGACCCTCAGCAGTGGAAGGAGGCCTACTTTGTCCTGCAGAAGTCCAACCTTTTCATCTGTCCCCAAAATGACGGAGCAGCCGAGGACATCATCAACCTGAACCGCCTGCAGGAGCTCA GTATAACTTCAGAGAGCGAGAACCACGAGAAGAAAGACATCCTGGTTTTAGTAGAGAAGGGCAG GACAATCCACCTCCAGGGGGTCGGCCGCACAGATTTCTCTCTGTGGTACTCGGACATCCAGCGAGCGGCCGGCGGTAAAGGAAACACTCTGCgagagcagcagctgagcagGAACGACATCCCCATCATTGTGGACAGCTGCATCGCCTTCATCACTCAGTACG GTCTGGGCCATGAGGGGATCTACAGGAAGAACGGAGCCAAGTCCAGGATCAAGCTGCTGATGGAAGAGTTTCGTAAAGATGCTCGAAACGTCAAACTGCGGATCGGAGACCACTTCATTGAGGATGTGACGGACGTCCTGAAGAGGTTCTTCCGGGAAATTGACGACCCAATCTTCATGGCTGACCTACACCCACTGTGGCAGGAGGCTGCCA AAATTCCTCAGAAGAGCCAGAGGCTGGACCGCTACAAGGAGCTCATCAAGAGTCTCCCTAGAGTGAACAGGACCACCATGGCTGCACTCATCAGTCACCTGTACAG GGTCCAGAAGTGTGCTGATCTGAACCAGATGTGCACCAAGAACCTGTCGCTACTGTTTGCTCCGAGTTTGTTCCAGACCGACGGGAAGGGAGAGCATGAAGTGAAGATCGTGGAGGATCTGATAGACAACTACCTGTATGTCTTTGAT ATCGATGAGGAGCATCAGACTCAGATCGAGCTGGAAATCAGCCTCATCACCACCTGGAAGGACACTCAG ctgtCTCAGGCTGGTGATCTGATCATCGAAGTTTACCTGGAGAGGAAGATCCCAGACTGTTGCATTACTCTCAAA GTGTCTCCAACCATGTGCGCTGAGGAGCTGACCAATCAGGTTCTGTACATGAGGAATGTTCCAGCTGGAGAAAAAGACATCTGGATGACATTTGAGGCCATTGAGGACGGACAGCTGG agCGTCCATTACATCCCAAAGAGAAAGTCCTGGAACAGGCTCTGCAGTGGTGCAAGATGGCCGACCCGAGCTCGGCCTACCTGGTGGTGAAGAGGGTTCCTAAAGGAGAAGGCATCAACATCCTTACCT CCTATAAGAGTGAGATCATGAAGGTCGGTCTGCTGAAGTGTCGTGAGGAACCTCCGAAGCTTCTTCAGGGGAACAAGTTCCAGGAGAGGACGTTTCAGAtcaaacagcacaaactgctgctgctcaaaGACAAGAAG AGTATCAAACCAGAGAAGGAGTGGTCTCTGAAGTCCATGAGGATCTACATCGGCATCCGCAGGAAACTGAAAGCTCCAACCAG ATGGGGGTTCACAGTGATGTCTGATAAACACCAGCT GtatctgtgctgcagctctgagGCCGACCTGTGGGACTGGATCACCAGCTTCCTCAAAGCTCAG aatgaTGACCCGGGTCCCCCTGTGCTGAGGCGGCACTCCTCGGCAGATATCTCCAAACAGAAGTTCGGCACGATGCCGCTCGTCCCCATCCGAGGAAACGAGAGCAACCACAGCATgctgtcagccaatcagacgCTG agaAAGTTACACGACAGAAGGACTCTCTCCATGTACTTT CCCATGAAGGTGCAGCAGGACTCTTTCGAGGAGCGTTCAGAGTCTCCTGACCTGCCAGAGCCACTCTATGAAGAGGTTGGAGATTTTGGCCTGCAAGTCCTCAAATCCCTGGAGACCAGCTTCCTGTCCAGCAGCGCCGCAGAGACCCAGGAGCTCCCGGACCACCTGCCAGTCAGACTGGTTCCCCTGGAAACAGGACATCTGGATCACATGATCCCCGACTCCATGTGGACTCATGAGCAGAGCGCAGGAAGCAGTGGGGGAGGTGATGGAGAAGCATACTGCAGCTCTCCGGACTCAGACGCCCCCCAACTGCCTGCACCGAGGAggatgcagcagctgcagggaggCTGTACTCCATCACAGGAGCTGCTACTGCAGGAGCTGTCGTCTGCTTTCACCAAGAAGactgaggaggagcagcaggaggaagaggagggggagaagcCGTATGATGTCTGA